A genomic segment from Deinococcus sp. YIM 77859 encodes:
- the glyA gene encoding serine hydroxymethyltransferase, whose protein sequence is MTTADQPAAVRDTAVFDLIAQEAERQRVGLELIASENFCSAAVREAQGSVLTNKYAEGYPGKRWYGGCEVVDQIEQLAIDRVKQLFGAAWANVQPHSGSSANLAVYNALIEPGDTVLGMDLSHGGHLTHGNPVNFSGLRYTIVGYKVNPETERIDMEEVRRLAHEHRPKMIIAGASAYSRVIDFAAFRQVADEVGALLFADIAHIAGLIAAGLHPNALPHAHVVASTTHKTLRGPRGGVILSNDLEIGAKIDRAVFPGYQGGPLEHVIAAKAVAFGEALQPEFRAYATQIIRNAQALAQAFQARGYRVVSGGTDNHLFVLDLRPQGLNGTKATRRLDANHITISKSTLPYDTEKILHGGGIRIGTPAVTTRGMKEEDMSTIADLIDRALRGEDVKAEVHTFAGRFPLP, encoded by the coding sequence ATGACCACCGCTGACCAACCCGCTGCCGTCCGTGATACGGCTGTCTTTGACCTGATCGCGCAGGAGGCCGAGCGCCAGCGCGTGGGGCTGGAGCTCATCGCCTCCGAGAACTTCTGTAGCGCCGCCGTGCGCGAGGCGCAGGGAAGCGTCCTGACGAACAAGTACGCCGAAGGCTACCCCGGCAAGCGCTGGTACGGGGGCTGCGAGGTCGTGGACCAGATCGAGCAGCTCGCCATCGACCGGGTCAAACAGCTTTTCGGGGCCGCGTGGGCCAACGTGCAGCCGCACTCCGGCTCCAGTGCGAACCTCGCCGTGTATAACGCCCTGATCGAACCGGGCGATACGGTGCTGGGGATGGACCTCTCACACGGCGGGCACCTCACGCACGGCAACCCGGTGAACTTCTCGGGCCTGCGCTACACCATCGTCGGGTACAAGGTGAACCCCGAGACGGAACGCATCGACATGGAGGAGGTGCGCCGCCTCGCCCACGAGCACAGGCCGAAGATGATCATCGCCGGAGCCAGCGCCTACAGCCGCGTCATCGACTTTGCAGCGTTCCGGCAGGTGGCGGACGAGGTCGGGGCGCTTCTGTTTGCGGACATCGCACACATCGCGGGGCTGATCGCGGCGGGACTACACCCCAATGCGCTGCCGCATGCGCATGTGGTCGCCTCCACCACCCACAAAACCCTCAGGGGTCCGCGCGGCGGCGTCATCCTCAGCAACGATCTCGAGATCGGGGCAAAAATCGACCGGGCCGTCTTCCCCGGCTACCAGGGTGGGCCGCTTGAACACGTGATCGCCGCCAAGGCCGTCGCCTTTGGGGAAGCCCTTCAGCCTGAATTTAGGGCGTACGCGACCCAGATCATCCGGAACGCGCAGGCGCTCGCCCAGGCCTTTCAGGCGAGGGGGTACCGCGTCGTCTCGGGCGGCACCGACAACCACCTCTTCGTACTGGACCTGCGCCCACAGGGGCTCAACGGCACCAAGGCCACCCGGCGGCTCGACGCCAACCACATCACGATCAGCAAATCCACCCTGCCCTACGACACCGAAAAAATCCTGCACGGCGGGGGCATCCGGATCGGCACGCCCGCCGTCACCACCCGCGGCATGAAAGAAGAGGACATGTCCACCATCGCGGACCTGATCGACCGCGCGCTGAGGGGCGAGGACGTGAAGGCCGAAGTCCACACGTTCGCGGGGCGCTTCCCGCTGCCCTGA
- a CDS encoding glutamate synthase subunit beta, giving the protein MSKVTGFLEQPRVKETYAPVEARLKHYHEFLLPLAPDLARRQATRCMDCGIPFCNNGCPVGNIIPDFNNFVYQDDWRAAVENLHSTNNFPEFTGRICPAPCEAACTLGINSDPVGIKSIELAIAERGWQEGWITPQPPRVKTGKKVAVVGSGPAGLAAAQQLARAGHDVTVFEKNDRVGGLLRYGIPDFKLEKHHIDRRVAQMEAEGVTFRTRTLVGQLPEGTRVNNLSRQTVTPEELRAEFDAVLLAGGAEQPRDLPVPGRELDGIHFAMEFLPQQNRVNAGDRLKKQIRADGKHVIVIGGGDTGSDCVGTSNRHGAKSVTQFEVMPAPPEQENKPLVWPYWPLKFRTSTSHEEGCAREFAIATKEFLGEHGRVTGVKTVRVELVDGRLQEVAGTEQVYPADLVLLAMGFVSPVSTVMDAFGVHKDARGNAQASTDARGGYATNVPGVFAAGDMRRGQSLVVWAIREGRQAARAMDEFLMGETTLPR; this is encoded by the coding sequence ATGAGCAAAGTCACCGGTTTCCTCGAGCAGCCGCGCGTCAAAGAGACCTACGCGCCCGTGGAGGCGCGCCTGAAGCACTACCACGAGTTCCTGCTGCCCCTGGCGCCGGACCTGGCGCGCCGGCAGGCGACACGCTGTATGGACTGCGGCATTCCCTTTTGCAACAACGGCTGTCCGGTGGGCAACATCATCCCCGACTTCAACAACTTCGTGTACCAGGACGACTGGCGCGCCGCCGTCGAGAACCTGCATTCCACCAACAATTTCCCGGAGTTTACGGGCCGCATCTGCCCGGCGCCGTGCGAAGCTGCCTGCACCCTGGGGATCAACAGTGACCCAGTGGGCATCAAATCCATTGAACTTGCCATCGCCGAGCGCGGCTGGCAGGAGGGCTGGATCACGCCGCAGCCTCCCAGGGTCAAGACCGGAAAAAAGGTGGCGGTGGTGGGCTCCGGCCCCGCCGGTTTGGCGGCGGCGCAGCAGCTTGCCCGCGCCGGGCATGACGTGACGGTCTTTGAGAAAAACGACCGGGTCGGTGGCCTGCTGCGCTACGGCATCCCTGACTTCAAGCTCGAAAAGCACCACATCGACCGCCGCGTGGCCCAGATGGAGGCCGAGGGCGTCACCTTCCGCACCCGCACCCTGGTAGGACAGTTGCCCGAGGGCACCCGGGTGAATAACCTCAGCCGGCAGACGGTCACGCCTGAGGAGCTGCGCGCGGAGTTCGACGCGGTCCTTTTGGCGGGCGGCGCTGAGCAGCCCCGCGACCTGCCGGTGCCCGGGCGCGAGCTGGACGGTATTCACTTTGCGATGGAGTTTTTGCCGCAGCAAAACCGGGTCAACGCGGGAGACCGCCTCAAAAAGCAGATTCGGGCGGACGGCAAGCACGTCATCGTGATTGGGGGCGGCGACACCGGGAGTGACTGCGTGGGCACCAGCAATCGTCACGGTGCCAAGAGCGTCACCCAGTTTGAGGTGATGCCCGCGCCCCCCGAGCAGGAGAACAAGCCCCTGGTGTGGCCCTACTGGCCCCTCAAGTTTCGCACGAGCACAAGCCACGAGGAGGGCTGCGCACGCGAATTCGCCATTGCCACCAAGGAGTTTCTGGGCGAACACGGTCGCGTGACCGGCGTGAAAACTGTCCGGGTCGAGCTTGTGGACGGGAGACTACAGGAAGTCGCGGGCACCGAACAGGTGTACCCCGCCGACCTTGTGCTTCTGGCGATGGGGTTTGTGAGCCCGGTCAGCACCGTCATGGACGCCTTTGGGGTTCACAAGGACGCGCGGGGCAACGCGCAGGCGAGCACGGACGCGCGGGGGGGCTACGCCACCAATGTGCCCGGCGTGTTTGCTGCCGGGGATATGCGCCGCGGCCAAAGCCTGGTTGTGTGGGCCATCCGCGAGGGTCGGCAGGCCGCGCGGGCGATGGACGAGTTTCTGATGGGAGAGACAACGTTACCGCGCTGA